Proteins from a genomic interval of Chanodichthys erythropterus isolate Z2021 chromosome 8, ASM2448905v1, whole genome shotgun sequence:
- the LOC137024979 gene encoding gastrula zinc finger protein XlCGF57.1-like isoform X1 translates to MAFIKEESEDMKIEETFNVKQEDTEGQTDLMLLKEETETLDEMKEDQYEEKHDFTTGEKFRCSETENSSSRKTTLKTVTIRYFNCQQCGQSFTKKANLKVHMSVHTGEKPFTCPQCGNSFSQKGSFNRHMRIHTGEKPYMCLLCGKGFTAELNLRCHMNLHTGEKPFKCDQCGKSFGHKVTRNIHMRIHSRENSFTCHQCEMSFTDRKHLKNHVITHTGEKPFMCHYCGKTCINKANLDIHMRVHTGEKPFICLLCGKNFTRKANLEVHMRVHTGEKPFTCLQCKMSFTYQRDLNRHLQTHPVNGLQCSSV, encoded by the exons tgaagattgaagaaacattcaatGTGAAACAAGAAGATACTGAGggacaaacag ACTTGATGCTGCTGAAAGAGGAGACTGAAACACTAGATGAAATGAAGGAAGACCAGTATGAGGAGAAACATGATTTCACAACTGGAGAAAAATTTAGATGCTCAGAGACTGAAAATTCATCCTCACGAAAAACAACTCTTAAGACAGTAACTATAAGATATTTCAACTGCCAGCAGTGTGGACAGAGTTTTACTAAAAAAGcaaaccttaaagtccacatgagtgTTCACACAGGTGAGAAGCCTTTTACCTGCCCTCAATGTGGAAACAGTTTCTCTCAAAAAGGAAGCTTTAACaggcacatgagaattcacactggagagaagccttacatgTGCCTTCTGTGTGGAAAGGGCTTCACAGCAGAACTAAACCTGAGATGTCACATGAAccttcacactggagagaagccattcaaatgtgatcagtgtggaaagagtttcggACATAAAGTAACACGTAATATCCACATGAGGATTCATTCAAGAGAGAACAGTTTTACATGTCATCAGTGTGAAAtgagtttcacagacaggaaaCACCTTAAGAATCACGTAAtaactcacactggagagaagccattcatGTGCCATTACTGTGGAAAGACCTGCATAAACAAAGCAAATCTTGAtattcacatgagagttcacactggagagaagcccttcATCTGCCTTCTGTGTGGAAAGAATTTCACACGCAAGGCAAACCTTGaagttcacatgagagttcacactggagagaagccttttacATGTCTTCAGTGTAAGATGAGTTTCACATATCAAAGAGACCTGAATCGTCATTTGCAAACTCATCCTGTAAATGGATtgcagtgttcctcagtgtga
- the LOC137024979 gene encoding gastrula zinc finger protein XlCGF57.1-like isoform X2, whose product MLLKEETETLDEMKEDQYEEKHDFTTGEKFRCSETENSSSRKTTLKTVTIRYFNCQQCGQSFTKKANLKVHMSVHTGEKPFTCPQCGNSFSQKGSFNRHMRIHTGEKPYMCLLCGKGFTAELNLRCHMNLHTGEKPFKCDQCGKSFGHKVTRNIHMRIHSRENSFTCHQCEMSFTDRKHLKNHVITHTGEKPFMCHYCGKTCINKANLDIHMRVHTGEKPFICLLCGKNFTRKANLEVHMRVHTGEKPFTCLQCKMSFTYQRDLNRHLQTHPVNGLQCSSV is encoded by the coding sequence ATGCTGCTGAAAGAGGAGACTGAAACACTAGATGAAATGAAGGAAGACCAGTATGAGGAGAAACATGATTTCACAACTGGAGAAAAATTTAGATGCTCAGAGACTGAAAATTCATCCTCACGAAAAACAACTCTTAAGACAGTAACTATAAGATATTTCAACTGCCAGCAGTGTGGACAGAGTTTTACTAAAAAAGcaaaccttaaagtccacatgagtgTTCACACAGGTGAGAAGCCTTTTACCTGCCCTCAATGTGGAAACAGTTTCTCTCAAAAAGGAAGCTTTAACaggcacatgagaattcacactggagagaagccttacatgTGCCTTCTGTGTGGAAAGGGCTTCACAGCAGAACTAAACCTGAGATGTCACATGAAccttcacactggagagaagccattcaaatgtgatcagtgtggaaagagtttcggACATAAAGTAACACGTAATATCCACATGAGGATTCATTCAAGAGAGAACAGTTTTACATGTCATCAGTGTGAAAtgagtttcacagacaggaaaCACCTTAAGAATCACGTAAtaactcacactggagagaagccattcatGTGCCATTACTGTGGAAAGACCTGCATAAACAAAGCAAATCTTGAtattcacatgagagttcacactggagagaagcccttcATCTGCCTTCTGTGTGGAAAGAATTTCACACGCAAGGCAAACCTTGaagttcacatgagagttcacactggagagaagccttttacATGTCTTCAGTGTAAGATGAGTTTCACATATCAAAGAGACCTGAATCGTCATTTGCAAACTCATCCTGTAAATGGATtgcagtgttcctcagtgtga